In the genome of Thermus sp. LT1-2-5, one region contains:
- a CDS encoding FAD-dependent oxidoreductase: MRRYQVLIVGAGFAGSEAAWHLAQAGVEVGLLTQSLDSVMMPFLPPKPPFPKGSLLERAYDPKDERVWAFHARAKYLLEAEKGLHLFQATATGLLLDGERVVGVRTWEGPPAWAERVVLAVGSFLEARLFLGEVEEEAGRLSEASYPDLFESLKALGFRFLEREREVPETPTTPGYRVRYHAFHPEEWEEETFRLKRLEGLHALGLCVREGDYALMSQEGKRLAEYLLHELG; the protein is encoded by the coding sequence ATGCGGCGCTACCAGGTTCTTATCGTGGGCGCAGGCTTTGCGGGGAGCGAGGCCGCCTGGCACCTGGCCCAGGCCGGGGTGGAGGTGGGGCTCCTCACCCAGAGTCTGGACTCGGTGATGATGCCCTTCCTCCCCCCCAAGCCCCCTTTTCCCAAAGGAAGCCTCCTGGAAAGGGCCTACGACCCAAAGGACGAGCGGGTCTGGGCCTTCCACGCCCGGGCCAAGTACCTTTTGGAGGCGGAAAAGGGCCTCCACCTCTTCCAGGCCACGGCCACGGGGCTCCTCCTGGACGGGGAACGGGTGGTGGGGGTGAGGACCTGGGAAGGCCCCCCCGCCTGGGCGGAGCGGGTGGTGTTGGCGGTGGGAAGCTTCCTCGAGGCCAGGCTCTTCCTCGGGGAGGTGGAGGAGGAGGCGGGGAGGCTCTCCGAGGCGAGCTACCCCGACCTCTTCGAGAGCCTGAAGGCCTTGGGTTTCCGCTTTCTGGAAAGGGAAAGGGAGGTTCCCGAAACCCCCACCACCCCGGGCTACCGGGTGCGCTACCACGCCTTCCACCCCGAGGAGTGGGAGGAGGAAACCTTCCGCCTAAAGCGCCTAGAAGGCCTCCACGCCCTGGGCCTATGCGTCCGGGAAGGGGACTACGCCCTCATGAGCCAGGAGGGGAAGCGCCTGGCGGAGTATCTTCTCCATGAGCTTGGGTAA
- a CDS encoding LysM peptidoglycan-binding domain-containing protein, producing the protein MPRLLCALAFFLFAFAQEATHLVVPGDTLFSLARRYGTTVEELMRLNGLESFLIRPGQVLKVRPKEAPVHVVAPGDTLFSLARRYGTTVEELMRLNGLVSPELKVGQALRLPANAQEAPPAPGGEVEGEEEWNPESPLLRAVLRYLGVPYKYGANSPLALDCSAFVAQVYAELGVALPRTTREQYQALAPVDTLRPGDLVFFSFGGKEVDHVGLYLGRGVFAHASSYGSRVVIESLEAPFYQKVYRGARRVVQEATASPGSPSGPSSGR; encoded by the coding sequence ATGCCCCGCCTCCTTTGCGCCCTGGCCTTCTTCCTTTTCGCCTTCGCCCAGGAGGCCACGCACCTGGTGGTTCCCGGGGACACTCTCTTTTCCCTTGCCCGCCGCTACGGGACCACGGTGGAGGAGCTCATGCGGCTCAACGGGTTGGAAAGCTTCCTCATCCGGCCAGGCCAAGTGCTGAAGGTGAGGCCCAAGGAGGCCCCTGTCCACGTGGTGGCCCCCGGGGACACCCTCTTTTCCCTTGCCCGCCGCTATGGGACCACGGTGGAGGAGCTCATGCGCCTCAATGGCCTCGTCTCCCCTGAGCTCAAGGTGGGGCAGGCCCTCCGGCTTCCCGCAAACGCCCAGGAGGCCCCGCCTGCCCCAGGGGGGGAGGTGGAGGGGGAAGAGGAGTGGAACCCCGAAAGCCCCCTCTTGCGGGCGGTGCTCCGCTACCTGGGGGTGCCTTACAAGTACGGGGCCAACTCGCCTTTAGCCCTGGACTGCTCCGCCTTCGTGGCCCAGGTGTATGCGGAGCTGGGCGTGGCCCTACCCCGCACCACAAGGGAGCAGTACCAGGCCCTCGCCCCCGTGGATACCCTCCGCCCTGGAGACCTGGTCTTCTTTAGTTTCGGGGGCAAGGAGGTGGATCACGTGGGCCTCTACCTGGGCCGGGGGGTTTTCGCCCACGCCTCGAGCTACGGGAGCCGGGTGGTGATAGAGAGCCTCGAGGCGCCCTTCTACCAAAAGGTCTACCGGGGGGCGCGGCGGGTGGTACAGGAGGCTACGGCCAGTCCGGGATCTCCCTCCGGGCCTTCCTCAGGGCGGTGA
- a CDS encoding nitroreductase family protein has product MDLLEVLAKRRSTRRFKPEPIPEEDLDRLLFALQRAPTDASAQLYSVIRVKDPALRDEIARLSGEQEHIRQAAEFFLLLADVHRLEKLLAHRGQAMAPWPRTALHFAILDAGLAGAYLALTAESLGYGVCFIGGVLNGVEALLDLLGLPPGVLPVAGLAVGVPDEEGPPRPRLPRRLVVHEDRYRPYTQADLEEAYQAMAPYSRVGDWNRVLRRYFAQGGTMEARERPYGRALSRQGFDPDLPPGAPFYSLGALLEEALREARGVLFRPGEAWLEREQEAFRGEGRPGEALLTALRKARREIPDWP; this is encoded by the coding sequence GTGGACCTTCTGGAAGTCCTGGCCAAACGGCGTAGCACCCGCCGCTTTAAGCCCGAGCCCATCCCCGAGGAGGACCTAGACAGGCTCCTCTTCGCCCTGCAGCGGGCCCCCACGGACGCCAGCGCCCAGCTTTACTCCGTGATCCGGGTCAAGGACCCCGCTCTCCGGGACGAGATCGCCAGGCTTTCTGGGGAGCAGGAGCATATCCGGCAGGCGGCGGAGTTTTTCCTCCTCCTGGCGGACGTCCACCGCCTGGAAAAGCTTCTGGCGCACCGGGGGCAGGCCATGGCCCCTTGGCCCCGGACCGCCCTCCACTTCGCCATCCTGGACGCCGGGCTGGCCGGGGCCTACCTGGCCCTCACCGCCGAGAGCTTGGGCTATGGGGTCTGCTTTATCGGCGGAGTGCTGAACGGGGTAGAGGCCCTCCTAGACCTCCTGGGGCTTCCCCCCGGGGTCCTTCCCGTGGCGGGCCTGGCAGTGGGCGTGCCCGACGAGGAAGGCCCGCCACGGCCGAGGCTTCCCAGGAGGCTTGTGGTCCATGAGGACCGCTACCGCCCCTACACCCAGGCGGACCTGGAAGAGGCCTACCAGGCCATGGCCCCCTACAGCCGGGTGGGGGACTGGAACCGGGTCCTAAGGCGCTACTTCGCCCAAGGGGGCACCATGGAGGCGCGGGAAAGGCCCTACGGCAGGGCCCTATCCCGCCAGGGTTTCGACCCCGACCTCCCCCCAGGGGCCCCCTTCTACTCCCTTGGGGCCCTTTTGGAGGAGGCGCTTCGGGAGGCGAGGGGGGTGCTCTTCCGCCCCGGGGAGGCCTGGCTGGAGCGGGAACAGGAGGCTTTCCGGGGCGAAGGGAGGCCAGGAGAAGCCCTTCTCACCGCCCTGAGGAAGGCCCGGAGGGAGATCCCGGACTGGCCGTAG
- a CDS encoding DUF2939 domain-containing protein: MKKPLWIALSALVLVGAALGAYLWASPYLFLRHLQNAILAGDRARLERMVDFPRVREGLKAQINAHMLQEAAKEAENNPFAGLAYLFAAGLVNAFVEALLTPEGLAALGTGAEPGQAPKEEVKNWRLRYLDFRTAYIHHKDDPESRLYLERQGLFGWKVVRLEVPLQ, encoded by the coding sequence ATGAAGAAACCCCTATGGATCGCCCTTTCGGCCCTGGTCCTCGTGGGCGCAGCCTTGGGCGCGTACCTCTGGGCCTCGCCTTACCTCTTCCTCCGCCACCTGCAAAACGCCATCCTGGCGGGCGACCGGGCCCGGCTGGAACGCATGGTGGACTTCCCCCGGGTGCGGGAGGGGCTTAAGGCCCAGATCAACGCCCACATGCTTCAGGAGGCGGCCAAGGAGGCGGAGAACAACCCCTTCGCCGGCCTGGCCTATCTCTTCGCCGCGGGCCTGGTGAACGCCTTTGTGGAAGCCCTCCTCACCCCCGAGGGGCTCGCCGCCCTGGGCACAGGGGCCGAGCCCGGCCAGGCCCCCAAGGAGGAGGTGAAGAACTGGCGGCTACGGTACCTGGACTTCCGCACCGCCTACATCCACCACAAGGACGACCCGGAAAGCCGGCTCTACCTGGAGCGGCAGGGGCTTTTCGGGTGGAAGGTGGTGCGGCTGGAGGTCCCCTTGCAGTAG
- a CDS encoding prepilin peptidase translates to MWPLFSLVLGLLVGSFLNVVIHRLPKGESIVYPPSRCPHCAHRLSALDLVPVLSYLALKGRCRYCGEPISPRYPLVEGLTGGLFLLAALFYPPSAQAVLVFAFLGFLVALSFIDLDTFELPDALTYGLLFLGFLGAWLLSFPLPLGEALDGALLAAGGLGLIAGYANLFLRRFQEGQAEVPVGPHQVHMAALFGALLGPGVGMALAFLTWALSGRTGKPVVLPDRLTLPLLPLALLLAPALGLDFLESLKGALLAAGGLALTGGLYWAFRPVPEGEEEEPVALGYGDVKLLGALGAWLGLYAFLALFLGVLAGALAGLLFRQRKIPFGPYLALGGVTAFFFGQAIWEAYLRFLGIY, encoded by the coding sequence ATGTGGCCCCTCTTTTCCTTGGTCTTGGGCCTTTTGGTGGGCTCCTTCCTCAACGTGGTCATCCACCGCCTGCCCAAGGGGGAGTCCATCGTCTACCCTCCTTCCCGTTGCCCCCACTGCGCCCACAGGCTTTCCGCCTTGGACCTCGTTCCCGTCCTTTCCTACCTGGCCCTTAAAGGGCGGTGCCGCTACTGCGGTGAGCCCATAAGCCCCCGTTACCCCCTGGTGGAGGGGCTCACGGGGGGGCTTTTCCTCCTGGCCGCCCTCTTTTACCCGCCCTCGGCGCAGGCGGTCTTGGTCTTCGCCTTTTTGGGCTTCCTGGTGGCCCTCTCCTTCATCGACCTGGACACCTTTGAGCTTCCCGACGCCCTCACCTACGGCCTCCTCTTCCTGGGCTTCCTTGGGGCTTGGCTCCTTTCCTTTCCCCTCCCCTTGGGCGAAGCCCTGGACGGGGCCCTCCTGGCCGCGGGGGGGCTTGGGCTCATCGCCGGGTACGCCAACCTCTTCCTAAGGCGCTTTCAAGAGGGCCAGGCCGAGGTTCCCGTGGGGCCCCACCAGGTGCACATGGCGGCCCTCTTCGGGGCGCTTTTGGGCCCCGGGGTGGGGATGGCCTTAGCCTTTCTCACCTGGGCCCTTTCCGGGCGCACCGGAAAGCCCGTGGTCCTGCCGGACCGCCTGACCTTGCCCCTTTTGCCCCTGGCCCTCCTCCTTGCCCCCGCCCTAGGCCTGGACTTTCTGGAAAGCCTAAAAGGGGCCCTCCTCGCCGCCGGGGGTCTGGCCCTGACTGGGGGGCTTTACTGGGCCTTTAGGCCCGTACCGGAAGGCGAAGAGGAAGAGCCCGTGGCCCTGGGTTACGGGGACGTGAAGCTCTTGGGGGCCTTGGGCGCCTGGCTTGGGCTTTACGCCTTCTTGGCCCTCTTCCTCGGGGTCTTGGCCGGGGCCTTGGCCGGGCTCCTCTTCCGCCAACGCAAAATCCCCTTCGGGCCCTACCTGGCCCTCGGGGGGGTGACGGCCTTCTTCTTCGGTCAGGCTATCTGGGAGGCATATTTGCGCTTTCTTGGAATTTACTAG
- a CDS encoding carboxypeptidase M32 — protein MTPEVAYQNLLEFQRESAYLASLGALAAWDQRTMIPKKGHEHRARQMAALARLLHQRMTDPRIGEWLERVEGSSLVQDPLSDAAVNMREWRQAYERARAIPERLAVELAQAESESESFWEEARPRNDWQGFLPYLKRVFSLTQEKAHILYALPPAPGDPPYGEVYDALLDGYEPGMRVQALLPLFAELREGLKGLLDRILGSARQPRTEILHRHYPKEAQRAFALELLQACGYDLEAGRLDPTAHPFEISIGPGDVRITTRYYEDFFNAGIFGTLHEMGHALYEQGLPKEHWGTPRGEAVSLGVHESQSRTWENLVGRSLGFWERFFPRAKEVFASLAHVNPEEFHLAVNAVAPSLIRVEADEVTYNLHILVRLELEVALFRGELALEDLPGAWAEKYRAYLGVAPQDYKDGVMQDVHWSGGLFGYFPTYTLGNLYAAQFFKRAEAELGPLEPMFVRGEFRPFLDWSRAKIHAEGSRFRPKALVERVTGEAPSAKPFLAYLERKFAALYGF, from the coding sequence GTGACGCCGGAAGTTGCTTACCAAAACCTCTTGGAGTTCCAAAGGGAAAGCGCCTACCTGGCCTCCTTGGGGGCCTTGGCCGCCTGGGACCAGCGCACCATGATCCCCAAGAAGGGGCACGAGCACCGGGCCCGGCAGATGGCTGCCCTGGCCCGGCTTCTCCACCAGCGCATGACCGACCCCCGCATCGGGGAGTGGCTGGAGCGGGTGGAGGGCTCCTCCTTGGTGCAAGACCCCCTTTCCGATGCGGCGGTGAACATGCGGGAGTGGCGCCAGGCCTACGAGCGGGCCCGGGCCATTCCCGAGAGGCTCGCCGTGGAGCTGGCCCAGGCGGAAAGCGAGAGCGAAAGCTTCTGGGAAGAGGCTAGGCCCCGCAACGACTGGCAGGGCTTTTTGCCCTACCTGAAGCGGGTCTTCTCCCTGACCCAGGAGAAGGCCCATATCCTCTATGCCCTTCCCCCCGCCCCCGGGGACCCGCCTTACGGGGAGGTGTACGATGCCCTTTTGGACGGATACGAGCCGGGGATGCGGGTTCAGGCGCTCCTTCCCCTCTTCGCCGAGCTCCGGGAGGGGCTCAAGGGGCTTCTGGACCGCATCCTGGGTAGCGCCAGACAGCCCAGGACGGAGATCCTCCACCGCCACTATCCCAAGGAGGCGCAGCGGGCCTTCGCCCTCGAGCTCCTCCAGGCCTGCGGGTACGACCTCGAGGCCGGCCGCCTGGACCCCACGGCCCACCCCTTCGAGATCTCCATCGGCCCGGGGGACGTGCGCATCACCACCCGCTACTACGAGGACTTCTTCAACGCCGGCATCTTCGGCACCCTGCACGAGATGGGCCACGCCCTCTACGAGCAAGGCCTTCCCAAGGAGCACTGGGGCACGCCGCGGGGGGAGGCGGTCTCCTTGGGCGTGCACGAGTCGCAAAGCCGCACCTGGGAGAACCTGGTGGGCCGCTCCCTGGGCTTTTGGGAGCGCTTCTTCCCCCGGGCGAAGGAGGTCTTCGCCAGCCTCGCCCACGTGAACCCGGAGGAATTCCATCTTGCCGTGAACGCCGTGGCCCCCTCCCTCATCCGGGTGGAGGCGGACGAGGTCACCTACAACCTTCACATCCTGGTGCGCCTGGAGTTGGAGGTGGCCCTCTTCCGGGGCGAGCTTGCCCTAGAGGACCTTCCCGGGGCCTGGGCGGAAAAGTACCGGGCCTACTTGGGTGTGGCTCCCCAGGATTACAAGGACGGGGTCATGCAGGACGTCCACTGGTCCGGGGGGCTTTTCGGCTACTTCCCCACCTACACCTTAGGCAACCTCTACGCCGCCCAGTTCTTTAAGCGGGCGGAGGCGGAGCTTGGGCCCCTCGAGCCCATGTTCGTCCGGGGGGAGTTCCGGCCCTTCTTGGACTGGAGCCGGGCTAAGATCCACGCCGAGGGGAGCCGCTTCCGTCCCAAGGCCTTGGTGGAGCGGGTGACGGGGGAGGCCCCAAGCGCCAAGCCCTTCCTCGCCTACCTGGAGCGCAAGTTCGCCGCCCTCTACGGCTTCTAG
- a CDS encoding YbfB/YjiJ family MFS transporter, translating into MAIRALLLALGPGVALGLGRFAYALVLPLMQGSWGLSYAQGGLLGSANTLGYFLGALLSHRLLAWLGYRRGFFLALLLQGGVLALTGAGGYALAFALRFLQGVLGALVFVGGAALLMALGSSGRALGAYYGGVGLGLLLAPWLLLGADTPEGAWRWLGLGAFLLSLAPLWAWGALKEPPPPARGEGSLKPILPLLLAYGLYGAGYIGYMTFVTTAVGDWTLLFTLLGLGALLTGVVWGPWVERVGGRRGLFHVLLVLFLGSLPPLAQGLPGLSAFLFGLAFLGVITAITQAFRSLLPPSAWPRAMGLSTAAFALGQALGPTLAGLGAEALGRGEGALWVGSLLLALALPPVWPRRG; encoded by the coding sequence ATGGCTATTAGGGCGCTCCTCCTCGCCCTGGGGCCCGGGGTGGCCCTGGGCCTGGGGCGCTTCGCCTACGCCCTGGTCCTTCCCCTTATGCAGGGCTCTTGGGGGCTCTCCTACGCCCAAGGGGGGCTTTTGGGGAGCGCCAACACCCTGGGGTACTTCCTGGGGGCCCTCTTGAGCCATCGCCTTCTCGCATGGCTCGGCTACCGCAGGGGATTTTTCCTGGCCCTCCTCCTCCAAGGAGGGGTCCTGGCCCTCACCGGGGCGGGTGGGTACGCCTTGGCCTTCGCCCTAAGGTTTCTCCAAGGCGTTCTAGGCGCTTTGGTTTTTGTGGGGGGCGCCGCCTTGCTCATGGCCCTGGGAAGCTCGGGGCGGGCCCTGGGCGCCTATTACGGCGGGGTGGGTCTTGGCCTCCTCCTCGCCCCCTGGCTCCTCCTGGGGGCGGACACGCCGGAAGGGGCCTGGAGGTGGCTTGGCCTTGGGGCCTTTCTCCTCTCCCTGGCCCCCCTTTGGGCCTGGGGGGCGCTCAAGGAGCCCCCGCCCCCCGCCCGGGGGGAAGGAAGCCTTAAGCCCATCCTTCCCCTCCTCCTGGCCTACGGCCTGTACGGGGCGGGGTACATCGGCTACATGACCTTTGTGACCACGGCGGTGGGGGACTGGACCCTGCTCTTCACCCTTCTCGGCCTAGGCGCCCTCCTCACCGGGGTGGTCTGGGGCCCCTGGGTGGAGCGGGTGGGGGGAAGGCGGGGGCTCTTCCACGTGCTCCTGGTGCTCTTTTTGGGAAGCCTCCCCCCCTTGGCCCAAGGGCTTCCCGGGCTCAGCGCCTTCCTCTTCGGCCTGGCCTTCCTGGGGGTCATCACCGCCATCACCCAGGCCTTCCGTAGCCTCCTGCCCCCCTCCGCCTGGCCCCGGGCCATGGGGCTTTCCACGGCGGCCTTCGCCCTGGGCCAAGCCTTGGGCCCCACCCTGGCGGGCCTGGGCGCCGAGGCCTTGGGCCGGGGGGAGGGGGCCTTGTGGGTGGGAAGCCTCCTCCTGGCCTTAGCCCTCCCCCCCGTCTGGCCCCGGCGGGGCTAG
- a CDS encoding ABC transporter permease has translation MLDLFLAEFWRNLLYLRRYPLELLGAVVTLSLIFYLLFLGARFLAGPGAEFGGRLEAVLVGYLLWTFTLAAYNGLAFGLMEEAQTGTLEQVFLTPYGPIPLFLVRNLAGLLSQGLLVFLIALVLMALTGARLAFAPGVILPFLAVLLGGYGLGFAMGSLALLYKRVGQLLGLSQFLLLFLLQAPGTGLFALLPLAPGAALARGMLAEGAPLDPWALGLAFLNGLAYLGVGLFLFRRAVRRAKRLGLLHGY, from the coding sequence ATGCTTGACCTTTTCCTGGCGGAATTCTGGCGCAATCTCCTCTACCTCCGCCGCTACCCCCTGGAGCTTCTGGGAGCGGTGGTCACCTTGAGCCTCATCTTTTACCTCCTCTTCCTCGGGGCCCGGTTCCTGGCGGGGCCGGGGGCAGAGTTTGGGGGAAGGCTGGAGGCGGTCTTGGTGGGTTATCTGCTTTGGACCTTTACCCTTGCCGCCTACAACGGCCTCGCCTTCGGCCTCATGGAGGAGGCGCAGACGGGCACCCTGGAGCAGGTCTTCCTCACCCCCTACGGGCCCATCCCCCTCTTTTTGGTGCGGAACCTGGCGGGGCTCCTTTCCCAGGGCCTATTGGTCTTCCTCATCGCCTTGGTCCTCATGGCCCTCACCGGGGCCCGGCTCGCCTTCGCCCCCGGGGTCATCCTCCCCTTCCTGGCGGTGCTCCTCGGAGGGTACGGCCTGGGCTTCGCCATGGGGAGCCTAGCCCTCCTCTACAAGCGGGTGGGGCAGCTTCTCGGGCTTTCCCAGTTCCTGCTCCTCTTCCTTCTCCAGGCCCCGGGCACGGGCCTTTTCGCCCTCCTCCCCCTAGCCCCGGGAGCGGCTTTGGCCCGGGGGATGCTGGCGGAAGGGGCCCCCTTGGATCCCTGGGCCTTGGGCCTCGCCTTCCTGAACGGCCTGGCCTACCTAGGCGTGGGCCTCTTCCTCTTCCGGCGGGCGGTGCGCCGGGCCAAGCGTCTGGGTCTCCTCCATGGCTATTAG
- a CDS encoding ABC transporter ATP-binding protein has protein sequence MEPLLQARGLVKRFGALAAVRGVSLALRPGEVLAFLGKNGAGKTTTVKMLSGLLLPDEGEVRLLGHDPFQDPKALRHLGAVLEGNRNVYWRLTPLENLVYFGVARGLRLKEARRRALALLEGYGLLEKAHTEVRHLSRGMQQKLALLQALIHDPEVLLLDEPTLGLDVETALLVREKIRALAQSGKAILLTTHQLEVAEALADRIAIIHQGEVVLEGEKKSLLARFAGDHYVLELEGPVPEGVLARLRTLGVEGDGPFLFRGNGEALWQVLEALKPLPLKRVARAEADLLEVFLKVVGHA, from the coding sequence ATGGAACCCCTTCTCCAGGCCCGGGGGCTCGTGAAGCGCTTTGGGGCCCTCGCCGCGGTGCGCGGCGTCAGCCTCGCCCTGCGCCCCGGGGAGGTTCTAGCCTTCTTGGGCAAAAACGGGGCCGGCAAAACCACCACGGTGAAGATGCTCTCCGGCCTCCTCCTTCCCGATGAGGGGGAGGTGCGCCTCTTGGGCCACGACCCCTTCCAAGACCCCAAGGCCCTCCGCCACCTGGGGGCGGTGCTGGAGGGCAACCGCAACGTTTACTGGCGACTTACCCCTTTGGAGAACCTGGTCTACTTCGGCGTGGCCCGGGGGCTTCGCCTGAAGGAGGCTAGGAGGCGGGCCCTGGCCCTCTTGGAAGGGTACGGCCTCTTGGAAAAGGCCCACACCGAGGTGCGCCACCTCTCCCGGGGCATGCAACAGAAGCTCGCCCTCCTCCAGGCCCTCATCCACGATCCCGAGGTGCTCCTCCTGGACGAGCCCACCCTGGGCCTGGACGTGGAAACCGCCCTCTTGGTGCGGGAGAAGATCCGCGCCCTGGCGCAAAGCGGCAAGGCCATCCTCCTCACCACCCACCAACTGGAGGTGGCCGAGGCCCTGGCGGACCGCATCGCCATCATCCACCAAGGGGAGGTGGTGCTGGAAGGGGAAAAGAAGTCCCTCCTCGCCCGCTTCGCCGGGGACCACTACGTGCTGGAGCTAGAGGGCCCCGTCCCGGAAGGGGTCTTGGCCCGGCTCCGCACCCTGGGGGTGGAAGGGGATGGGCCCTTCCTTTTCCGCGGGAACGGGGAGGCCCTCTGGCAGGTCCTCGAGGCCCTCAAGCCCCTCCCCCTCAAGCGGGTGGCCAGGGCGGAGGCGGATCTCCTGGAGGTCTTTTTGAAGGTGGTGGGCCATGCTTGA
- a CDS encoding nucleotide pyrophosphohydrolase — MEPLTFKEAQRQVDAWISRFKEGYFPPLLMLARLAEELGEVARVLAHRHGKKPKPGEAEGDLAEELADLLFVLISLANREGIDLEEAFRKAMEKYQKRDATRWRPLD; from the coding sequence ATGGAGCCCCTCACCTTTAAGGAGGCGCAACGCCAGGTGGACGCTTGGATCTCCCGGTTCAAGGAGGGCTACTTCCCGCCCCTCCTCATGCTGGCCCGCCTCGCGGAGGAGCTGGGGGAAGTGGCCCGGGTTTTGGCCCACCGTCACGGCAAGAAGCCCAAGCCAGGGGAAGCGGAAGGGGATTTGGCGGAGGAACTGGCCGATCTCCTCTTCGTCCTCATCTCCTTGGCCAACCGGGAAGGGATTGACCTGGAAGAGGCCTTCCGCAAGGCCATGGAAAAGTACCAAAAGCGGGACGCCACCCGCTGGAGACCCCTAGACTAG
- the mgsA gene encoding methylglyoxal synthase, with protein sequence MRALALIAHDAKKEAMVDFCRRHRELLARFPLVATGTTGRRVEEATGLQVERLLSGPLGGDQQMGARVAEGRILAVLFFRDPLTAQPHEPDVQALLRVCDVHGVPLATNPMAAEALVPWLASLVG encoded by the coding sequence ATGCGGGCCCTTGCCCTCATCGCCCACGATGCCAAGAAGGAAGCCATGGTGGACTTTTGCCGGAGGCACCGGGAGCTTTTGGCCCGCTTTCCCTTGGTGGCCACGGGCACCACGGGAAGGCGCGTGGAGGAGGCCACGGGGCTACAGGTGGAGAGGCTCCTTTCCGGCCCCTTGGGCGGGGACCAGCAGATGGGGGCCCGGGTGGCGGAGGGGCGGATTTTGGCGGTCCTCTTCTTTCGGGACCCCCTCACCGCCCAGCCCCACGAGCCCGATGTCCAGGCCCTCTTAAGGGTCTGCGACGTGCACGGGGTACCCCTCGCCACCAACCCCATGGCGGCGGAAGCCTTGGTTCCGTGGCTTGCTTCCCTGGTGGGCTAG
- a CDS encoding YifB family Mg chelatase-like AAA ATPase has translation MLAQVRSYALFGLDAVPVTVEVDVSPGLPTYALVGLPDKAVEESRERVRAALKNAGFPYPQARVVVNLAPAELRKEGSHFDLPIALGLLAAQGVVPWEALSGLAVAGELGLDGTLRPVPGAVNLALAALAEGKKLLLPKGSAKEAALVEGVVALGAESLAQAVAHLRGEDHLPPAHPEDPAEAVEVLDLRDVKGQAKAKRALEIAAAGYHHLLLVGSPGSGKTMLARRLPFLLPPLSREAALEVTRIHSAAGKPVKGLVRTPPFRAPHHTVSYAGLIGGGAIPKPGEVSLAHRGVLFLDEFPEFSRDALEALRQPLEDGVVTVARARASLTFPARFLLVAAMNPCPCGWYGDPERPCTCTPSARQRYAGRISGPLLDRFDLVVEVPRLTPSELSRAPEGEGTQAVRERVLRARERMLARQGRPNGELAGRALREHVRLTPGAEALLQSAAKKLLLSARSYDRLLRVARTIADLLEAERVEEAHVAEALAYRRTL, from the coding sequence ATGCTAGCCCAGGTGCGAAGCTACGCCCTCTTCGGCCTGGACGCGGTTCCGGTGACCGTGGAGGTGGATGTTAGCCCCGGGCTTCCCACCTACGCCCTGGTGGGCCTCCCGGACAAGGCGGTGGAGGAGAGCCGGGAACGGGTGCGGGCCGCCTTGAAGAACGCCGGCTTTCCCTACCCCCAGGCCCGGGTGGTGGTCAACCTGGCCCCGGCGGAGCTGAGGAAGGAGGGGAGCCACTTTGACCTCCCCATCGCCTTGGGCCTCTTGGCGGCCCAAGGGGTGGTGCCCTGGGAGGCCCTCTCCGGCCTGGCCGTGGCGGGGGAGCTGGGGCTAGACGGCACCCTCCGCCCGGTGCCGGGAGCGGTGAACCTGGCCCTGGCCGCCCTGGCCGAGGGCAAGAAGCTCCTCCTCCCCAAAGGAAGCGCCAAGGAAGCGGCCCTGGTGGAAGGGGTGGTGGCCCTGGGGGCGGAGAGCCTAGCCCAGGCGGTGGCCCACCTGCGGGGGGAGGACCACCTCCCCCCCGCCCATCCCGAAGACCCTGCGGAAGCGGTGGAGGTCCTGGACCTCCGGGACGTGAAGGGGCAGGCCAAGGCTAAGCGGGCCCTGGAGATCGCCGCCGCCGGCTACCACCACCTCCTCCTGGTGGGAAGCCCGGGCTCGGGGAAGACCATGCTGGCGCGGCGCCTGCCCTTCCTCCTCCCGCCCCTCTCCCGGGAGGCCGCCTTGGAGGTGACCCGCATCCACTCCGCCGCGGGGAAGCCGGTGAAGGGCCTTGTGCGCACGCCCCCCTTCCGCGCCCCCCACCACACGGTGAGCTACGCCGGGCTCATCGGGGGCGGGGCCATCCCTAAGCCCGGGGAGGTCTCCTTGGCCCACCGGGGCGTCCTCTTCCTAGACGAGTTTCCCGAGTTCTCCCGGGATGCCCTCGAGGCCCTCCGCCAACCCTTGGAGGACGGGGTGGTCACCGTGGCCCGGGCCCGGGCGAGCCTCACCTTCCCCGCCCGCTTCCTCCTGGTGGCGGCCATGAACCCCTGCCCCTGCGGCTGGTACGGGGACCCGGAACGGCCCTGCACCTGCACCCCCTCTGCCCGCCAACGCTACGCAGGCCGCATCTCCGGGCCCCTTCTGGACCGCTTTGACCTGGTGGTGGAGGTGCCCCGCCTCACCCCAAGCGAGCTTTCCCGCGCCCCCGAGGGGGAAGGTACCCAAGCGGTGCGGGAACGGGTCCTAAGGGCCCGGGAGCGGATGCTCGCCCGCCAAGGAAGGCCCAACGGGGAGCTTGCAGGCCGGGCCCTACGGGAACACGTCCGCCTCACCCCGGGGGCCGAAGCCCTTCTGCAGTCTGCTGCCAAGAAGCTCCTCCTTTCCGCCAGGAGCTACGACCGGCTCTTGCGGGTGGCCCGCACCATCGCCGACCTCCTCGAGGCGGAAAGGGTAGAGGAAGCCCACGTGGCCGAGGCCCTGGCCTACCGCAGGACCCTCTAG